ACGGATCTTCAAATATGCATGAACAGGTGCTTTCCTTCAACTTTTCACCGCGAATGATACAGACATGGTAATTTTTGTGATCGCGTTTGATATCTTCACTAATCCCCGTTACAAGATCAATTTCAACATTGGGATATTCGCTTGTATATTCCCCGAGCATTGCAGGTAAATATCGCTGACTAATCAGGGAAGAACAAGCAATTGATAAAGTTCCTTGTACTGTTTTACTTGATTCTAGTAAACTGCTTTTCAATGCCTTCTCTCGTTCCAACACACTGTTTGCATGTTTGATAATCATTTCTCCAACTGGCGTAAGTAGTAGCTTTTTAGATGTACGGATAAATATAGTCTGTCCGAAATAGTCTTCAATGTATCTAAGACGTTGTGTGACCGCAGGCTGTGAAATTAAAAAGGCTTTAGCTGTGCCGCGAATTGTTCCAATATCATTTAACTTGATTAATAAAAGGTAATCATCTATTTTCATTTTCTAACCTCTCATTTGATAAGTATTAATTATTACTATTGATTATAAACTAATATTTTACTTATTGCATGTTTATGCATATGATAATCGTATAATGGATTCCTTATGATTGAAAGAGGGTAATTATGATGAACGAAAAAGAAAATGTTAAACGAGCTTTTGCTAAGAATAGTAATGCATATGTAACAAGTTCTACACATTCCACTGGACCTGATTTACCTTTACTGATTGACTGGTTAAAACCACAATCAGACATGAACGCCCTTGATGTTGCAACCGGTGGTGGTCATGTAGCCAAACACCTGTCTAAGCACGTAGCAAACATTATTGCTTCCGACTTAACTAAAGAAATGCTGAATAATACTGCTAAATATTTACATTCCTACACTAATATTAAGTACGCTGTTGCTGATGCTGAAGAATTGCCTTTCGATAATAATACCTTTGACATCGTAACCTGCCGGATAGCTGCACACCATTTTCCGACTCCTGATAAATTTATTGCGGAAGTTTGCCGTGTTTTAAAACCCGATGGTAAGTTTATGTTGATTGACAATGTTGCTGCTGAGGAACAAACATTAGATAATTTTGTTAACAAAGTAGAGAAGATGCGGGATTATAGTCATGTGCGTTCACACACTGTTACAGAGTGGATGGCACTATTTGATAAAAATCAATTGACAATACTTAAGCAGCAGTCTAGAAAGAAAACACTACCATACAAAGAGTGGACTGACCGTACATTAATGGATGACCAAGCAAAGCATGCCGTATCTTTTTATTTGAAAAATGCACCGAAACGAATTCGCGACTATTTTCAAGTAACAATTACTGGTGATGAAATTTCTTCTTTTATTATAGATGAGTGGATGGTGATGTGTAAAAAGTAAAAAGTTAATTACTAATTAGCTTATTACAAATTAATTGTCTAAAAATAAGCTGACCATTCTTACTAGAGTGATCAGCTTATTTGCCAACTATAATTCTTTACGCCACACTTGAAGCTTATGGCTTTCTGTATCACTTATTGTGCCGTTTTCAACTAAAAGTGTTAAAAGTTCTTCATAGTTTGTTATTGTGTCAAAGGATAAATTCGCAGAAGAAAATTTTTCAACTGACTTTTCCAGTCCATAGGTGAAAATCGCAAGAACACTCAGTACCTCTGCACCCACTTTTTGCAGTGCCTGTGCTGCTTCAATTGATGATCCCCCTGTTGAGATTAAATCTTCAATGACAACAACCTTCTGACCTTCTTGCAAATGTCCTTCAATCTGATTACCTTTACCGTGCCCCTTTGGTTTGGACCTTACATATACCATTGGCAAATTAAGTTCATCAGCCAGCCATGCTGCATGAGGAATCCCCGCAGTAGCACAGCCTGCAATTACATCAGGCTTGATTTCCATTTGTTCTACTAACCTCACAAATGCCTGTACAATTTTCCTGCGAACGACCGGGTATGACATGGTTAAGCGGTTGTCGCAATAGATAGGTGATTTTATCCCAGAGGTCCATGTGAAATAGTCCTCTGTTTTAATTTGAATTGCCTTTATCTCCAAAAGATCATTTGCCAGTTCATGATTTAACCCCATATCCCCACTCCTCTTTAACTTGTCGATATGCCCTTCCTGGATCGCTCGCTTTCGTAACAGTACGGCCCAATACTAGAATATCTGCATTATTTTCCCGTGCAAAGGCAGGTGTTGCCACCCTTTTTTGATCATTTACATCTGAATCGTCTAATCGGATGCCAGGTGTTACTGTTAAAAAAGAGGTCCCGCAAACCTGCTTAATAGCCTTAGCTTCGTGTACCGAACACACTACTCCATCTGCTCCATTTTGATTGGCAAAATCCGCAAAATGAAGAACATTATCATGCACGTTTCCGGGAAGCCGTAATTCTTTCCCCATTACCACATCGTCCATCGATGTTAACATCGTCACCGCGATCAATTTAGTCTCGTGGTTGGAATGTGAATTTGATTGCAGCCCTTCTTTCGCACGTTGCATCATTTCACTTCCACCGAGTGCGTGTACATTTACCATATCTACCTCAAGCTTTGCGATGTTCGCCATTGCTTTCTTTACGGTAGTTGGAATATCATGTAATTTTAAATCAAGAAAGATGGCATGATTATTTTCCTTTAATTGTTCGATAACCCTCGGTCCTTCCCGATAAAACAGTTCCATTCCAACCTTTACTGGAACACCTTGCATATCATGCGCATCGATAAAACTGCTTGCTTGTTCCCAAGTAGGAAAATCTAATGATAAATACATGTTCTCGTTCATGCTCCATGCCCCTTTCCAATCGCATCCTCTACAGACAAGAATCCATATTTTGATAAAGCGTTTGGTAGTTCTTCAATTAGTTCTGGACAGATAAATGGGTTTTGAAAGTTTGCTGTTCCAACAGCAACTGCACTAGCTCCAGCCAATAGAAATTCAATTACGTCGTCAACATTGGAAATTCCGCCCATCCCGATAATGGGAATCTGGACATGCTTTTTGACCTCATAAACCATTCGTATTGCCACTGGTTTGATAGCTGGCCCGGACAAACCACCCGTTTGATTTGCTAATATTGGTTTTTTAC
This Virgibacillus phasianinus DNA region includes the following protein-coding sequences:
- a CDS encoding class I SAM-dependent methyltransferase encodes the protein MMNEKENVKRAFAKNSNAYVTSSTHSTGPDLPLLIDWLKPQSDMNALDVATGGGHVAKHLSKHVANIIASDLTKEMLNNTAKYLHSYTNIKYAVADAEELPFDNNTFDIVTCRIAAHHFPTPDKFIAEVCRVLKPDGKFMLIDNVAAEEQTLDNFVNKVEKMRDYSHVRSHTVTEWMALFDKNQLTILKQQSRKKTLPYKEWTDRTLMDDQAKHAVSFYLKNAPKRIRDYFQVTITGDEISSFIIDEWMVMCKK
- a CDS encoding LysR family transcriptional regulator, with product MKIDDYLLLIKLNDIGTIRGTAKAFLISQPAVTQRLRYIEDYFGQTIFIRTSKKLLLTPVGEMIIKHANSVLEREKALKSSLLESSKTVQGTLSIACSSLISQRYLPAMLGEYTSEYPNVEIDLVTGISEDIKRDHKNYHVCIIRGEKLKESTCSCIFEDPLYIFDTETFPKNKLKERPLIAFKSDDSMHELVDNWLYHHQHHIKPLKTIRVDQIETCKQFMKQGLGMAVLPKSVSDTMMDEYPHVALTLDNHSVTRSTWVCYQEEVRKLPQVEKFLQTILNRTYI
- the pyrE gene encoding orotate phosphoribosyltransferase, which produces MGLNHELANDLLEIKAIQIKTEDYFTWTSGIKSPIYCDNRLTMSYPVVRRKIVQAFVRLVEQMEIKPDVIAGCATAGIPHAAWLADELNLPMVYVRSKPKGHGKGNQIEGHLQEGQKVVVIEDLISTGGSSIEAAQALQKVGAEVLSVLAIFTYGLEKSVEKFSSANLSFDTITNYEELLTLLVENGTISDTESHKLQVWRKEL
- the pyrF gene encoding orotidine-5'-phosphate decarboxylase yields the protein MNENMYLSLDFPTWEQASSFIDAHDMQGVPVKVGMELFYREGPRVIEQLKENNHAIFLDLKLHDIPTTVKKAMANIAKLEVDMVNVHALGGSEMMQRAKEGLQSNSHSNHETKLIAVTMLTSMDDVVMGKELRLPGNVHDNVLHFADFANQNGADGVVCSVHEAKAIKQVCGTSFLTVTPGIRLDDSDVNDQKRVATPAFARENNADILVLGRTVTKASDPGRAYRQVKEEWGYGVKS